The following proteins come from a genomic window of Mycobacterium sp. DL:
- the tgt gene encoding tRNA guanosine(34) transglycosylase Tgt yields the protein MEAELPGRLGRTGVISTPHGDIATPAFIAVGTQATVKAVLPETMAELGAQAVLANAYHLYLQPGPDIVDEAGGLGAFMNWSGPTFTDSGGFQVMSLGVGFKKVLSMDATRVQTDDIIAEGKERLAHVDDDGVTFRSHLDGSTHRFTPEVSIGIQHQLGADIIFAFDELTTLVNTRGYQEASVQRTHDWAVRCLAEHRRLSIERADKPPQALFGVVQGAQYEDLRRQATRGLVSIVDEDGRGFDGYGIGGALEKQNLATIVGWVSSELPVDKPRHLLGISEPDDLFAAVESGADTFDCVSPSRVARNAAVYSATGRYNINTARFRRDFTPIDAGCDCYTCAHYTRAYLHHLFKAKEILASTLCTIHNERFIVRLVDDIRDSIATGRFDELREHVLGRYYSKPA from the coding sequence GTGGAAGCCGAACTGCCGGGCCGCCTCGGCCGGACCGGGGTGATCAGCACTCCGCACGGTGACATCGCGACGCCCGCCTTCATCGCTGTCGGCACTCAGGCCACCGTGAAGGCGGTCCTTCCCGAGACCATGGCCGAACTCGGTGCGCAGGCGGTGCTGGCCAACGCCTACCACCTCTACCTGCAGCCGGGCCCTGACATCGTCGACGAAGCGGGCGGCCTGGGCGCCTTCATGAACTGGTCCGGACCCACCTTCACCGACAGCGGCGGCTTCCAGGTGATGTCGCTGGGCGTCGGGTTCAAGAAGGTGCTGTCGATGGATGCCACCCGTGTGCAGACCGACGACATCATCGCCGAGGGCAAGGAACGGCTCGCCCACGTCGACGACGATGGCGTGACGTTCCGCTCGCACCTCGACGGTTCGACCCACCGGTTCACCCCCGAGGTGTCGATCGGAATCCAGCATCAGCTCGGGGCCGACATCATCTTCGCGTTCGACGAGCTGACCACACTGGTGAACACCCGTGGTTACCAAGAGGCTTCGGTGCAACGCACCCACGACTGGGCGGTGCGCTGCCTGGCCGAGCATCGGCGGTTGTCGATCGAGCGTGCCGACAAACCGCCCCAGGCGTTGTTCGGTGTCGTGCAGGGCGCGCAGTACGAGGATCTGCGCCGGCAGGCCACCCGCGGGCTGGTGTCGATCGTCGATGAGGACGGTCGGGGGTTCGACGGGTACGGCATCGGGGGAGCGCTGGAGAAACAGAATCTGGCGACCATCGTCGGCTGGGTCAGCAGCGAGTTGCCCGTCGACAAGCCACGCCATCTGCTGGGCATCAGCGAACCCGACGACCTGTTCGCCGCAGTGGAATCGGGCGCCGACACGTTCGATTGTGTGTCGCCGTCGCGCGTCGCCCGCAACGCGGCGGTGTATTCGGCCACCGGGCGGTACAACATCAACACCGCGCGGTTCCGACGTGACTTCACACCGATCGACGCCGGGTGCGACTGCTACACCTGCGCCCACTACACCCGGGCGTATCTGCATCACCTGTTCAAGGCCAAGGAGATCCTGGCGTCGACGTTGTGCACGATCCACAACGAGCGCTTCATCGTCCGGCTCGTCGACGACATCCGCGACTCGATAGCCACGGGCCGGTTCGACGAACTGCGCGAGCACGTACTGGGTCGGTACTACTCGAAGCCGGCCTGA
- a CDS encoding cytochrome P450 produces the protein MTTAAEPQSLLLQMLDPAHRADPYPLYGRILEQGPMQVPENNLVVFSSFADCDEVLRHPSSASDRLKSTVVQRMIADGAEARPVGPPGFLFLDPPDHTRLRRLVSKAFVPKVVKALEPEITRLVDTLLAETGDGAPFDAISGLAYPLPVAVICRLLGVPLEDEPEFSAASGLLAQSLDPFVSVTGSAGGGFEERMQAAMWLRDYLRELIGRRRRDPGDDLMSGLVGVEESGDQLTEDEIVATCNLLLVAGHETTVNLIANAILALLRDPPQWAALAADPTRVAAVIEETLRYDPPVQLMGRIAAEDMTIGPVSIPKGDNMLVLLAAAHRDPAAFEHPDRFDPDRETIRHLGFGKGPHFCIGAPLARLEATVALTALTARFPEAALAGEPAYKQNVTLRGMSELPITL, from the coding sequence ATGACGACCGCCGCAGAACCGCAGTCGCTGCTGCTGCAGATGCTCGACCCGGCCCACCGGGCCGACCCGTATCCCCTCTACGGCCGCATCCTCGAGCAGGGCCCGATGCAGGTGCCGGAGAACAACCTCGTGGTCTTCTCCTCGTTCGCCGACTGTGACGAGGTGCTGCGGCATCCGTCCTCGGCCAGTGACCGGCTGAAGTCCACAGTCGTGCAGCGGATGATCGCCGACGGGGCCGAAGCTCGTCCGGTGGGCCCGCCCGGGTTCCTGTTCCTCGATCCGCCCGACCACACCCGGCTGCGCAGATTGGTGAGCAAGGCGTTCGTCCCGAAGGTGGTCAAGGCGCTCGAGCCCGAGATCACCAGGCTGGTCGACACGTTGCTCGCCGAGACGGGTGACGGCGCACCGTTCGACGCGATCTCCGGGTTGGCGTATCCGTTGCCGGTCGCAGTGATCTGCCGTCTTCTCGGCGTTCCGCTGGAGGACGAGCCCGAGTTCAGCGCCGCCTCGGGTCTGCTGGCGCAGTCGCTGGATCCCTTTGTCAGCGTGACGGGTTCGGCCGGCGGTGGATTCGAGGAGCGCATGCAGGCCGCGATGTGGCTGCGCGACTACCTGCGCGAGCTGATCGGCCGGCGGCGCCGCGACCCCGGCGACGACCTGATGTCGGGCCTCGTCGGAGTCGAGGAGTCCGGCGATCAGCTCACCGAGGACGAAATCGTCGCGACGTGCAACCTGCTGTTGGTCGCCGGGCACGAGACGACCGTCAACCTGATCGCCAACGCCATCCTGGCTCTGCTGCGCGACCCCCCGCAGTGGGCAGCGCTGGCGGCCGATCCGACGAGAGTGGCAGCGGTGATCGAGGAGACGCTGCGCTACGACCCGCCGGTGCAGCTGATGGGCCGGATCGCCGCCGAGGACATGACGATCGGTCCGGTGTCGATTCCCAAGGGCGACAACATGCTTGTGCTTCTCGCCGCGGCGCACCGCGACCCGGCGGCCTTCGAGCATCCGGACCGATTCGATCCGGATCGCGAGACGATCCGCCACCTCGGCTTCGGCAAGGGGCCGCACTTCTGCATCGGTGCGCCGCTGGCCCGGCTGGAGGCCACTGTCGCGTTGACCGCATTGACGGCGCGGTTCCCGGAAGCGGCGTTGGCCGGTGAGCCTGCGTACAAACAGAACGTGACGCTGCGCGGTATGTCGGAACTACCGATCACTTTGTGA
- a CDS encoding LysR family transcriptional regulator, with amino-acid sequence MQLTHVLRADLNLVPALAALLEERHVSRASARLGLSQPATSRALQRLRSLLGDPLLIREPDGYRLTPRAEGLRAQLEDVLPALEALVGPESFDPASATLPINLASTDFAVHTYGAAICHRLLHESPLASVRFHSWRYDTMAEQIRRGSVDLGLYGEFAPSDLSSADLRNERFVCVVDIDHPCATGQFTLTEYSRLRHLVVDVHDGAQPDVDNRLRLLGAERAAVVTVPYHAAVPQILAGSDLVATIPGSLALRWPDTYPVRIIAAPSQIRRLAYRMVWHRAYDDDGRHRWLRSIVRAAVTEYAVSQSDR; translated from the coding sequence ATGCAACTGACGCATGTGCTGCGCGCAGACCTGAACCTCGTCCCCGCGCTCGCCGCGCTCCTGGAGGAGCGGCACGTGTCGCGAGCGTCTGCTCGTCTCGGCTTGAGCCAGCCGGCGACGAGCCGCGCACTGCAGCGGCTGCGGTCCCTGCTGGGGGACCCGCTGCTGATTCGCGAACCCGACGGTTACCGCCTGACCCCCCGCGCGGAGGGACTGCGTGCTCAACTCGAGGACGTTCTCCCCGCACTCGAGGCGCTGGTGGGCCCGGAGTCGTTCGATCCCGCGTCGGCGACGTTGCCGATCAATCTCGCGAGCACCGATTTTGCGGTGCACACCTACGGCGCGGCGATCTGTCACCGCCTGCTACACGAGTCACCACTGGCCTCGGTGCGGTTCCACAGCTGGCGTTACGACACGATGGCCGAGCAGATCCGAAGGGGCAGCGTCGACCTCGGCCTCTACGGCGAGTTCGCCCCCTCCGACCTGTCGAGTGCCGACCTGCGCAACGAGCGGTTCGTGTGCGTCGTCGACATCGACCATCCCTGCGCCACGGGACAGTTCACCCTCACCGAGTACTCCCGGCTGCGCCACCTCGTCGTCGACGTCCACGACGGCGCCCAACCCGACGTCGACAATCGGTTGCGGTTGCTGGGTGCCGAACGGGCCGCCGTCGTCACCGTCCCCTACCACGCGGCGGTGCCTCAGATACTCGCCGGAAGCGATCTGGTGGCCACCATCCCCGGGAGCCTGGCCCTGCGGTGGCCGGACACCTATCCGGTCCGGATCATTGCCGCACCGTCGCAGATCCGGCGGCTCGCCTACCGGATGGTCTGGCACCGGGCCTACGACGACGACGGCAGGCACCGGTGGCTACGCTCGATCGTCCGGGCCGCTGTCACCGAATACGCTGTGTCACAAAGTGATCGGTAG